From a single Pseudalkalibacillus hwajinpoensis genomic region:
- a CDS encoding sugar transferase, which produces MKRLFDVTIATTLLVVLSPVIGVLSLKIKKQMGAPVLFKQQRPGLHEKPFYLCKFRTMGHGTDVNGELLPDHSRLTELGKFLRKYSLDELPQLLNVFKGEMSLVGPRPLLMDYLPLYSDDQKMRHHVKPGMTGWAQVNGRNAISWEEKFKLDTWYVQNQSFLLDLKILCITIYKVLKKEGINQQEEVPMEKFRGSKEVI; this is translated from the coding sequence ATGAAACGATTATTCGATGTAACGATAGCTACTACACTACTTGTTGTTCTCTCGCCAGTCATTGGTGTTTTGAGTCTTAAAATTAAGAAACAAATGGGTGCTCCTGTCCTGTTTAAACAGCAACGGCCAGGGTTACATGAAAAGCCATTTTATCTGTGTAAGTTTCGAACAATGGGACATGGAACTGATGTAAATGGTGAATTGCTCCCTGATCATTCTCGTTTAACTGAGCTTGGTAAGTTTCTTAGAAAATATAGCCTGGATGAACTCCCTCAACTCTTAAATGTTTTCAAAGGGGAGATGAGTTTAGTAGGTCCTCGTCCATTGTTAATGGATTACCTGCCACTTTACTCAGATGATCAAAAGATGCGCCATCATGTGAAACCTGGAATGACAGGCTGGGCACAGGTAAATGGAAGAAACGCCATCTCCTGGGAAGAGAAATTCAAATTGGATACCTGGTATGTTCAAAACCAATCCTTTCTATTGGATCTTAAAATTTTATGTATCACAATCTATAAAGTCTTGAAGAAGGAAGGTATTAATCAACAAGAAGAGGTACCGATGGAAAAATTCAGAGGATCGAAAGAAGTGATCTAA
- a CDS encoding EpsG family protein, with protein MTILWITLPIVFIFAYFARYASPIVITHGYSQIMRPSKLLVFGAMLTLILVAGLRSNIGDTFNYVNIYEDNDFTWEYVLSKKDIGFGILQMILKTISADPQIMIFTTALFTNLLIVIILATYSKRIELSLYVYITGGLFLVSMNGIRQALAGAIAFTATKYLIEGDFIKYSLIVVLASFIHQSALILLPIYFVVRFKPWSKATIALLILSIIIVMGFEKFSSILFSAIEDTQYGRYDDFDEGGASSLRVVVMAAPLILAYLGRVKLKKLFPKSDVIVNMTLLSVVFMIVSTQSWIFARFSIYFGLYQLILISWVVDLFKQRDQKMIYYCILVCYLAYYYYENVISLNIIYKSNFLTW; from the coding sequence ATGACGATTCTATGGATCACACTTCCCATAGTTTTTATTTTTGCTTATTTTGCGAGGTATGCTTCACCTATTGTTATTACCCACGGCTACTCACAAATCATGAGACCGAGTAAATTGTTGGTATTCGGAGCGATGCTGACCCTCATCCTGGTAGCAGGTCTGAGATCAAACATTGGTGACACTTTCAATTATGTCAATATCTATGAAGACAATGATTTCACGTGGGAATATGTATTAAGCAAGAAGGACATTGGATTTGGAATCCTTCAAATGATTTTGAAGACAATCTCTGCTGATCCACAAATCATGATTTTTACGACAGCGTTATTCACTAATTTGCTTATCGTTATCATTCTTGCGACTTATTCGAAACGGATAGAGCTTAGTCTATATGTTTATATTACTGGCGGACTTTTTCTTGTATCGATGAATGGGATTAGACAAGCACTAGCTGGAGCAATTGCATTCACGGCAACTAAGTACTTAATAGAAGGAGATTTTATTAAATACTCTCTGATCGTTGTATTGGCATCCTTTATTCATCAAAGTGCCCTTATCCTACTTCCTATTTATTTTGTGGTTCGTTTCAAACCATGGTCTAAAGCTACGATCGCACTACTAATTCTTTCAATTATTATCGTGATGGGATTTGAGAAGTTTTCATCTATTTTATTCTCAGCGATTGAAGATACTCAGTATGGAAGGTACGACGACTTTGATGAAGGTGGTGCAAGTAGCTTAAGAGTTGTTGTCATGGCTGCTCCTTTAATACTCGCTTATCTCGGACGAGTAAAGCTAAAGAAGCTGTTTCCAAAAAGTGATGTTATTGTAAATATGACCTTACTCAGTGTGGTGTTTATGATCGTTTCAACTCAGAGCTGGATCTTTGCAAGATTCTCGATCTATTTTGGCCTCTATCAACTTATTCTTATTTCCTGGGTCGTAGATCTCTTTAAGCAACGAGATCAGAAGATGATTTATTATTGCATTCTTGTTTGCTATCTAGCTTATTACTATTACGAAAATGTGATTAGCTTAAATATCATTTATAAGAGCAATTTTCTAACATGGTAA
- a CDS encoding glycosyltransferase family 4 protein: protein MEKKKVLFCATVDYHFKAFHLPYLKWFKEQGWEVHVAASGDIELPDTDLKFNIPIQRSPFRLKNFEAYKKLKQLMDNNKYDIIHCHTPMGGVLARLAARKARTNGTKVIYTAHGFHFCKGSPLINWLVYYPIEKELASDTDCLITINQEDYQLALKRFSATQIEHVRGVGIDTDLFSPLLEEDKSVRKQSFGYQPDDCLLFYAAEFNHNKNQKYLLEALALVKDEVPHIKLLLAGEGALLESCKTIAYQLGLTHMVDFLGYRKDLKELVPMCDVAVASSLREGLPVNIMEAMSCELPVIAVENRGHRELVVPNETGWLVHHDRPEELATKIKRLAVDEVTRKALGKNGRKRIVSDFSVDQILLHKSMIYTSYIKETEEVTWAIR, encoded by the coding sequence GTGGAAAAGAAAAAAGTGTTGTTTTGCGCAACAGTTGATTATCATTTCAAGGCTTTTCATTTACCCTATTTGAAATGGTTTAAAGAACAGGGGTGGGAGGTTCACGTAGCGGCTAGTGGAGATATAGAATTACCGGATACGGATCTTAAATTCAACATACCAATCCAACGTTCACCTTTTAGGCTGAAGAATTTCGAGGCATACAAGAAACTGAAACAGCTGATGGATAACAACAAATATGACATTATTCATTGTCATACACCTATGGGGGGAGTGCTTGCCAGGTTAGCGGCTCGTAAAGCAAGAACCAACGGTACAAAGGTCATATATACAGCTCACGGGTTTCACTTTTGTAAAGGCTCTCCACTTATAAACTGGCTCGTCTATTATCCAATCGAAAAGGAGTTAGCGAGTGATACGGACTGTTTAATCACTATAAATCAGGAAGACTATCAGCTTGCATTGAAGCGTTTCAGCGCAACCCAGATTGAACATGTCAGAGGAGTTGGAATCGATACTGATTTATTTAGCCCATTGTTAGAGGAAGATAAGAGTGTTCGAAAACAATCATTTGGATATCAACCAGATGATTGTTTGTTGTTTTACGCAGCAGAATTCAACCACAACAAAAATCAGAAGTACTTGCTTGAAGCACTGGCTTTAGTAAAGGATGAGGTACCACATATAAAGTTATTGCTTGCAGGTGAGGGTGCTCTTCTCGAAAGTTGCAAAACAATCGCTTATCAACTTGGTCTCACCCATATGGTTGATTTTCTCGGTTATCGAAAAGATTTGAAGGAACTTGTCCCGATGTGCGATGTAGCGGTTGCCTCCAGTTTGCGGGAAGGCTTACCAGTCAATATCATGGAAGCGATGTCCTGTGAGCTACCAGTTATTGCAGTAGAAAACAGAGGGCATCGAGAGCTTGTTGTACCTAATGAAACGGGATGGCTTGTTCATCATGATCGTCCTGAAGAGTTAGCTACTAAAATTAAGCGTCTTGCAGTTGATGAGGTTACAAGAAAAGCACTAGGAAAAAATGGTAGAAAAAGAATAGTATCTGATTTTAGCGTAGATCAAATCCTGCTTCATAAGAGCATGATCTACACCTCTTATATAAAAGAAACGGAGGAGGTTACTTGGGCAATCCGGTAA
- a CDS encoding polysaccharide biosynthesis protein: MTYRQRLPFFILIDSCIVLTAIFFSQFLVGATVHVISFSIVLSSVVILLSHHLFSFRFNLYKKVWEYASVGELVVILQTVTLSIFMAAIVQQLVLKETSFRLLIATWILHLLLIGGSRFCWRMYRDTVMNKSNSKRKTLIVGAGSAGTMVVRQLLKYNDSDLSPAGFIDDDVRKQNLDVYGIPILGGIHLIEEKVKELDIENIIIAIPSLNKKELQAIFQECAKTEAKTQILPMLEDLMTGKISVNQFRDVKVEDLLGREPVELDIDTISSSITNKVVLVTGAGGSIGSEICRQISLFHPKTLILLGHGENSIYSIEMELKEVFQNTDINFVTEIADLQDASKMVSVMGHYQPDVVYHAAAHKHVPLMERNPEEAVKNNLIGTLNAANAASWNNVKTFVMISSDKAVNPTSVMGATKRLSEMVVQNLDRQSTTKFVAVRFGNVLGSRGSVIPLFKKQIEKGGPITVTHPDMIRFFMTIPEASRLVIQAGSLAKGGEIFVLDMGEPVKIVDLATNLIKLSGHSVDDIGIEYSGIRPGEKLYEELLNKEEVHAEHIYPNIYVGKTSELYLQEIEELIESFIEMDKEALRNRLLLLANHRVESQPLLSG; encoded by the coding sequence ATGACCTACCGACAAAGGTTACCTTTTTTTATTTTGATTGATTCCTGTATTGTACTGACAGCTATATTCTTCAGTCAATTCCTGGTTGGAGCAACTGTTCATGTTATCTCTTTCTCTATTGTTTTAAGCTCAGTCGTGATTTTATTAAGTCATCATCTATTTTCTTTCCGTTTTAACTTGTATAAGAAGGTTTGGGAATATGCCAGTGTTGGAGAGTTGGTTGTTATTTTACAAACAGTTACCCTATCCATCTTTATGGCTGCAATTGTTCAACAGCTTGTTTTGAAAGAAACCTCCTTTCGTTTATTAATAGCTACCTGGATTTTGCATTTATTACTTATTGGCGGCTCACGTTTCTGCTGGAGAATGTATCGGGACACGGTTATGAACAAATCGAATAGCAAACGTAAGACGCTAATTGTTGGAGCTGGTTCAGCAGGAACTATGGTAGTGAGACAGTTACTGAAATACAACGATTCAGATCTTTCACCAGCAGGATTTATTGATGATGATGTACGCAAACAAAATCTAGACGTCTATGGGATTCCAATATTGGGCGGGATCCATTTGATTGAAGAGAAAGTGAAAGAGTTAGACATTGAAAACATCATAATAGCGATTCCATCGTTAAATAAAAAGGAACTGCAAGCCATTTTTCAGGAATGTGCAAAAACAGAAGCAAAAACGCAAATCCTTCCTATGCTTGAAGACCTGATGACAGGGAAAATCTCAGTGAATCAATTTCGAGATGTAAAAGTAGAGGATTTATTGGGACGTGAACCAGTCGAATTAGATATTGATACGATTTCAAGCTCAATTACGAATAAAGTCGTTCTTGTGACGGGTGCTGGAGGTTCAATTGGTTCCGAAATTTGCAGGCAAATTTCACTCTTTCATCCGAAGACACTGATTCTTTTAGGACATGGAGAAAACAGCATTTATTCAATTGAAATGGAATTAAAGGAAGTATTTCAAAACACAGACATAAACTTCGTCACAGAAATAGCTGACCTACAAGATGCAAGCAAAATGGTTAGTGTAATGGGGCATTATCAACCTGATGTTGTTTATCATGCTGCAGCTCATAAACATGTTCCACTAATGGAAAGAAATCCTGAAGAAGCCGTTAAAAATAACTTAATAGGAACATTAAATGCTGCAAACGCAGCAAGCTGGAACAATGTAAAAACATTTGTGATGATTTCTTCTGATAAAGCCGTTAACCCAACAAGTGTGATGGGGGCTACCAAGCGTTTGTCAGAAATGGTTGTTCAAAACCTTGATCGTCAGAGTACTACGAAATTCGTTGCAGTGAGATTTGGAAATGTTCTGGGGAGCCGCGGGAGCGTTATTCCTTTATTTAAGAAACAGATTGAAAAAGGTGGTCCTATAACAGTAACTCACCCTGATATGATCCGATTCTTTATGACAATACCAGAAGCTTCCCGACTTGTTATCCAGGCAGGATCCCTTGCTAAAGGTGGAGAAATTTTCGTTCTTGATATGGGAGAACCGGTTAAAATTGTGGACCTGGCAACAAACCTGATTAAACTCTCAGGTCATTCAGTGGATGATATAGGAATTGAGTATAGCGGAATTCGGCCAGGGGAAAAGTTATACGAAGAATTACTAAATAAAGAAGAAGTGCATGCGGAACACATTTACCCAAACATCTATGTTGGTAAAACGTCTGAGCTGTATTTACAGGAAATCGAAGAGTTAATTGAGTCTTTTATAGAGATGGACAAGGAAGCCCTACGAAATAGATTGTTGTTATTAGCTAATCATCGAGTCGAGTCTCAACCATTACTATCAGGATAA
- a CDS encoding glycosyltransferase family 1 protein yields MGNPVRVLHVVVNMNRGGAETLIMNLYRNIDRSKVQFDFLTCKEGVFDSEIKAMGGKIYRIPYVSEVGHGGYVRVLNRFFQAHSYYQIVHSHMDKMSGLVLRAAKKAGIRNRIAHSHNTNSEGGKAARIYKWYAGQFVETNATHFYACSHLASNWLYSKKVKSSIILKNGIEPEQFSYSDQIRKSVREELNIGDKTFVLGHVGRFARQKNHPFLIDLFNRFQQGKKDSVLILAGDGPYRSEMEKKVKELSLENNVKFIGIRSDINRILQAFDVFVFPSFHEGLPVTLVEAQAAGLPCFISDYITNEIDLGLNLIHQISLKDKRIWISELIEFAESRPIRKKSISSLTTSDYDIRKTATKLQNNYMKMGREVFEEVDGLHPHVQ; encoded by the coding sequence TTGGGCAATCCGGTAAGAGTCCTTCATGTTGTCGTTAACATGAACCGAGGCGGAGCAGAAACACTTATTATGAATTTGTATCGAAATATTGATCGATCAAAAGTTCAATTTGATTTTCTCACCTGCAAAGAAGGGGTATTTGACTCAGAAATAAAAGCGATGGGAGGTAAAATCTATCGAATTCCTTATGTAAGTGAGGTAGGACACGGTGGATATGTGAGAGTACTTAATCGTTTCTTTCAAGCTCATTCCTATTATCAAATAGTTCATTCGCATATGGATAAAATGAGCGGACTTGTGCTTAGAGCTGCTAAGAAGGCCGGGATAAGAAATCGTATTGCACATAGTCATAATACGAATAGTGAAGGAGGGAAGGCAGCGAGAATATATAAGTGGTATGCAGGTCAATTTGTTGAGACTAATGCTACACACTTTTATGCTTGTTCTCACCTTGCATCAAATTGGCTGTATTCCAAAAAAGTGAAAAGTTCCATTATCTTAAAAAATGGAATCGAGCCTGAACAATTTTCTTATTCGGATCAAATAAGAAAAAGTGTTAGAGAAGAATTAAACATTGGTGATAAAACGTTTGTACTTGGACATGTAGGGCGTTTTGCTCGTCAGAAGAACCATCCATTCCTCATTGATTTATTTAATAGGTTCCAACAAGGGAAGAAAGATTCTGTTCTGATATTAGCGGGTGATGGGCCATACCGTTCAGAAATGGAGAAGAAAGTGAAGGAGTTATCACTGGAAAACAATGTGAAGTTCATTGGGATCCGGAGTGATATTAATCGAATCTTGCAAGCTTTCGATGTGTTTGTATTCCCTTCTTTTCATGAAGGCTTACCAGTTACTCTTGTTGAAGCACAGGCAGCCGGCTTACCTTGCTTTATTTCAGATTACATTACGAATGAGATTGATCTTGGATTGAATCTAATCCATCAGATTTCCTTAAAAGATAAACGGATTTGGATAAGTGAATTAATTGAGTTTGCTGAGTCTAGGCCGATACGTAAGAAATCTATTTCTTCATTAACAACAAGCGACTATGATATTAGGAAAACGGCCACGAAGCTCCAGAATAATTATATGAAAATGGGGAGGGAAGTTTTTGAAGAAGTTGACGGTCTTCACCCCCACGTACAATAG
- a CDS encoding acetyltransferase: MEVIIIGNGGHSKVIQEMISSLKFKITAILDDKYTDYKREKEINYAPIESVEKYLKPDVKVVIAIGDNAFRKMVSNKLELHPDHYLTVIHPTAIISRSAVIGVGTVIMPDVVINAEATIGDHCIINTGAIIEHGNKVRNFGHVSPNATLTGCVSTGEGVHIGASATVIPGISVGSWSVIGAGATVIENLPSFSTAVGCPAKIIKRGGDVIAQ, encoded by the coding sequence ATGGAAGTCATTATCATTGGTAACGGTGGTCATAGTAAAGTGATTCAGGAGATGATCAGCTCTCTCAAGTTCAAAATCACTGCGATTCTTGATGATAAATATACTGATTATAAACGGGAAAAGGAAATCAATTATGCTCCAATTGAATCGGTAGAAAAGTATCTGAAACCAGATGTGAAGGTTGTCATTGCAATCGGTGACAACGCTTTTAGAAAAATGGTTTCAAATAAACTAGAGTTACATCCTGATCATTATTTAACCGTTATACATCCAACTGCTATTATTAGTCGATCAGCAGTAATTGGAGTTGGAACGGTTATTATGCCAGATGTAGTGATCAATGCTGAAGCAACAATTGGTGATCATTGCATCATCAACACTGGTGCGATTATCGAGCATGGGAATAAGGTAAGAAACTTTGGTCATGTGTCACCAAACGCGACGTTAACCGGATGCGTATCAACTGGTGAAGGAGTACATATAGGCGCATCCGCTACAGTCATACCTGGTATTTCCGTTGGAAGCTGGTCTGTGATTGGGGCAGGCGCAACCGTTATCGAGAATCTACCGTCTTTTTCAACAGCTGTGGGGTGCCCAGCCAAAATTATTAAGAGAGGTGGTGATGTGATTGCACAATAG
- a CDS encoding glycosyltransferase family 2 protein produces MKKLTVFTPTYNRAFCLHSCYESLKRQTNKDFLWLIVDDGSTDETEDLVSGWIKERSVEIIYVKQENQGMHGAHNTAYEVIETELNVCIDSDDYMPDDAVEKILSCWEKYGSNEVSGIIGLDSYMNGEIIGSCFPEKLIRSTLFHLYSKHKVTGDKKLVYRTELTRDFTYPLYENEKYVGLAYKYYKLDQYFEMVLLNEVLCCVEYLEDGSSLNMFRQYRKNPRGFSFYRRELMKLPFATLSYKFRQAIHYVSSSMMERNMRYLNEAPAKGLTLVATPFGVALYLYIMAKTVRLTTPL; encoded by the coding sequence TTGAAGAAGTTGACGGTCTTCACCCCCACGTACAATAGGGCCTTTTGTCTTCATAGCTGTTATGAAAGTTTAAAAAGACAGACTAACAAAGATTTTCTATGGTTAATCGTAGATGACGGTTCTACAGATGAAACGGAGGACTTAGTTAGCGGTTGGATCAAAGAACGTTCTGTCGAAATCATTTACGTCAAACAAGAGAATCAGGGAATGCATGGTGCCCATAATACCGCTTATGAAGTCATTGAAACAGAATTGAACGTTTGTATTGATTCAGATGATTATATGCCAGATGATGCGGTAGAGAAAATTTTATCGTGCTGGGAGAAATACGGAAGCAATGAAGTGAGCGGAATCATTGGACTTGATTCTTATATGAATGGAGAAATTATTGGATCTTGTTTTCCAGAAAAGTTGATACGCTCAACTCTTTTTCATTTATATAGTAAGCACAAAGTAACAGGTGATAAAAAGCTAGTTTACCGAACAGAATTAACAAGAGATTTCACTTATCCTCTTTATGAAAACGAGAAATATGTAGGCTTAGCTTACAAGTATTACAAGCTCGATCAGTATTTTGAAATGGTTTTATTAAATGAAGTACTCTGTTGTGTTGAATATTTAGAGGATGGTTCTTCCCTAAACATGTTTAGACAGTATCGTAAAAATCCGAGAGGGTTTTCATTTTATCGAAGAGAACTTATGAAACTACCGTTTGCTACTCTTTCGTATAAATTCAGACAGGCCATTCATTATGTTTCAAGCAGTATGATGGAACGAAATATGAGGTACTTAAACGAAGCACCAGCAAAGGGATTAACACTAGTCGCAACCCCCTTTGGAGTAGCTTTGTATTTGTATATTATGGCAAAAACAGTAAGGTTAACTACTCCTTTGTAA
- a CDS encoding CpsD/CapB family tyrosine-protein kinase, with protein sequence MTLNKTGRATLKKRNLITLSNSNSIISDQFRTIRTNMRFLAKENEERVFLISSPGVGEGKSTTTANLAVSMAQQKEKVLLIDANLRSPIVDQIFKISNEIGLTDVLSYKKTFQEAVHHSEIGRLEILTSGLPVSNPAELLGNEMMRELLETVARTYDIVLIDSPSVLASTETRMLANICDGVILVLNRGKTELENAAKARRVLELAHANLLGAIINKK encoded by the coding sequence TTGACGTTAAATAAGACAGGACGAGCTACCTTAAAGAAAAGAAACCTTATTACCTTATCAAATTCAAACTCAATTATTTCAGATCAGTTTCGAACCATTCGTACGAACATGCGTTTTTTAGCGAAAGAAAATGAGGAGCGTGTTTTTCTTATATCATCTCCTGGTGTGGGAGAAGGCAAGTCTACAACTACTGCAAACTTGGCTGTTTCAATGGCGCAACAAAAAGAGAAAGTATTATTAATTGATGCAAATCTTCGTTCTCCCATTGTAGATCAGATTTTCAAAATATCGAATGAGATAGGACTAACAGATGTCTTAAGTTACAAAAAAACATTTCAGGAAGCCGTTCATCATTCTGAAATAGGAAGGCTTGAAATTCTTACTAGTGGATTACCAGTAAGCAATCCAGCAGAACTATTAGGAAATGAAATGATGAGAGAACTACTTGAAACAGTGGCTCGTACTTATGATATTGTATTAATCGATTCACCTTCTGTCCTAGCTTCCACAGAAACGAGGATGCTTGCTAACATTTGTGATGGGGTTATTCTGGTCTTAAATAGAGGGAAAACAGAACTTGAAAACGCGGCGAAAGCTAGAAGAGTACTTGAACTTGCTCATGCGAATCTCCTTGGAGCAATCATAAATAAGAAGTGA
- a CDS encoding YveK family protein, translating to MTKIQYGNGSEISQDKEINLKDYFEVIKSRLWIVIVFAILTTTGGYFYSQYTSVPLYETSTRIIIGTENQDMKTLMVMIKDPIIMEKVKNELNLQGSAEGIASRITVEQVDESRVVRISVIDTNPEAAVVIANATAKTYKSEIVKLLNFKEVQLLSEAKLNPYPINESQNKVVMAAAIFGIIAGVGLIFLLDSLDGSVKRESDVETILGVPVIGSVSNMNKKKFVSKKRKAKGYEVRSESVDVK from the coding sequence ATGACTAAAATTCAATATGGAAATGGTAGCGAAATTTCTCAAGACAAGGAAATTAATTTAAAAGATTATTTTGAAGTTATTAAATCGCGTTTATGGATTGTAATTGTTTTTGCCATCCTTACCACAACGGGAGGTTATTTCTATAGCCAATATACGAGCGTGCCACTTTATGAAACTTCGACAAGAATTATTATTGGTACAGAAAATCAAGATATGAAGACTTTAATGGTTATGATTAAAGATCCTATCATCATGGAAAAAGTAAAAAACGAATTGAATTTACAGGGTTCCGCTGAAGGTATTGCAAGTAGAATTACGGTTGAGCAGGTCGACGAATCAAGAGTTGTAAGAATTTCAGTAATAGATACTAATCCTGAAGCTGCAGTTGTAATTGCGAATGCCACTGCCAAAACATATAAGAGTGAAATCGTTAAGCTTTTAAACTTCAAGGAAGTTCAGTTGTTATCTGAGGCGAAACTTAATCCATACCCTATTAATGAATCTCAAAATAAAGTTGTAATGGCTGCAGCGATTTTCGGAATAATTGCTGGAGTAGGGTTAATCTTTTTACTAGATTCATTGGATGGTTCAGTAAAACGTGAAAGTGACGTTGAAACAATACTAGGAGTACCTGTTATAGGGAGTGTATCAAATATGAATAAGAAGAAATTTGTATCTAAGAAGAGGAAAGCAAAAGGCTATGAGGTTAGGAGTGAGTCAGTTGACGTTAAATAA
- the murQ gene encoding N-acetylmuramic acid 6-phosphate etherase, with translation MTDVNETANTEMRNAKSEALHQFTTLEIIELMNEEDHSVPVIVKGALSQIEKVIDQAVTVMKNGGKLFYFGAGTSGRLGVLDASECPPTFGVAADLVNGIIAGGDRALRYPIEGAEDSKKTGAEDVRKYVGVNDMVIGIASSGRTPYVIGAIEAAMKMGVRTAAISCNSGAKLSTLVTYPIELPVGAEVVTGSTRLKAGTAQKMVLNMITTASMIKLGKVYRNLMVNVQASNEKLRKRTVSIIQELTGVGEKEAANYSEQAEGDARIAILMILMKIGAKEANEILDRKDGNFAEVMEGIEGE, from the coding sequence ATGACTGACGTGAACGAGACGGCAAACACGGAAATGAGAAACGCGAAATCGGAAGCCCTTCATCAATTTACAACGCTTGAAATTATCGAGCTGATGAATGAAGAAGATCACAGCGTACCAGTGATTGTTAAGGGAGCTCTGTCTCAAATAGAGAAGGTGATTGATCAAGCGGTAACTGTCATGAAGAATGGAGGGAAACTCTTTTATTTCGGAGCTGGTACAAGCGGCCGTCTTGGCGTGCTTGATGCTTCTGAGTGCCCGCCAACGTTCGGCGTTGCTGCAGATCTTGTAAATGGCATTATCGCAGGAGGCGATCGCGCGCTCCGCTATCCGATTGAAGGCGCAGAAGACAGTAAAAAGACGGGCGCAGAGGATGTTAGAAAATATGTTGGAGTGAACGATATGGTGATCGGAATTGCTTCAAGCGGGCGAACGCCATATGTGATAGGAGCGATAGAAGCTGCAATGAAGATGGGTGTTCGAACAGCAGCCATTTCTTGCAACAGTGGGGCTAAGCTTTCGACCCTTGTTACATATCCGATTGAATTGCCGGTAGGAGCTGAAGTCGTGACCGGATCAACCCGGCTAAAAGCCGGTACCGCACAAAAGATGGTTTTAAATATGATTACAACCGCCTCAATGATCAAGCTCGGCAAAGTGTATCGGAATCTAATGGTGAACGTCCAGGCCTCTAATGAAAAACTTCGGAAGCGGACGGTTTCGATTATTCAGGAGTTAACGGGAGTCGGAGAAAAAGAAGCTGCAAACTATAGCGAGCAGGCAGAAGGCGATGCACGGATAGCGATATTGATGATTTTGATGAAAATAGGGGCGAAAGAAGCAAACGAAATACTAGATCGGAAAGATGGGAATTTTGCGGAGGTGATGGAGGGGATAGAGGGGGAGTGA
- a CDS encoding N-acetylglucosamine kinase, whose product MQSNKSYYIGIDGGGTKTEGLLCDCDGVILVKSTAGSTNLKSREEEDVRAAIHHVMKELIDGVHGRLIAGIFVSTAGGDREEDQQRWKKWITQVFPDFGGVMMVRNDAYGALASGTFSMEGTVLIAGTGSIAYSINDESKRVGGWGYLFGDEGSGYDIGRQALRKVAMMHDGREEGDEVFSNEVLAFLNLKSSPEIITAIYEDPYARMKIASLARIVLVLAERKNRTAELIVKSAIDHLIGLVKAIEVGNGKLVICGGLFQSIFFRRSFIKRMVEKNVISEVNYPTLSPAAGACICALITGGISITVQLKENLMSSHHAIDG is encoded by the coding sequence GTGCAATCAAATAAAAGCTACTATATTGGCATTGACGGCGGCGGAACGAAAACGGAGGGGCTCTTATGCGATTGTGACGGTGTGATTCTTGTGAAAAGCACCGCTGGGTCGACGAATCTTAAATCGCGTGAGGAAGAAGATGTGCGTGCGGCGATTCACCATGTAATGAAAGAGTTAATCGATGGGGTACATGGTAGATTGATAGCGGGCATTTTTGTATCAACCGCAGGCGGTGACCGAGAAGAAGATCAGCAGCGCTGGAAAAAATGGATCACGCAGGTGTTTCCGGATTTCGGTGGAGTTATGATGGTAAGAAACGATGCCTACGGCGCGCTTGCAAGCGGGACTTTTTCGATGGAAGGAACGGTTTTGATTGCTGGAACAGGATCAATAGCTTATTCCATTAATGATGAATCGAAACGGGTAGGTGGCTGGGGCTATCTGTTCGGTGATGAAGGTAGTGGGTATGACATCGGAAGACAAGCGCTTCGTAAGGTTGCGATGATGCATGATGGAAGAGAAGAAGGCGATGAAGTGTTTAGCAATGAGGTGCTAGCTTTTCTGAATCTGAAAAGTTCACCTGAGATTATTACAGCTATTTATGAGGATCCTTACGCTCGCATGAAAATTGCTTCGCTTGCTCGGATCGTGCTCGTACTTGCAGAACGGAAGAATCGTACTGCAGAGCTGATTGTCAAAAGCGCAATAGATCATTTAATTGGTTTGGTAAAAGCAATTGAGGTAGGGAATGGCAAACTTGTTATTTGTGGAGGACTCTTCCAATCTATCTTTTTTAGAAGAAGCTTTATTAAGAGAATGGTTGAGAAAAATGTGATCAGCGAGGTTAATTATCCAACCCTTTCTCCAGCAGCAGGAGCCTGTATTTGTGCTCTGATCACTGGAGGTATCTCGATAACAGTACAACTGAAAGAAAATTTGATGTCGTCTCATCACGCGATTGACGGCTAA